A segment of the Elaeis guineensis isolate ETL-2024a chromosome 6, EG11, whole genome shotgun sequence genome:
GCACTCCCTTCAAATAAGAACAAATATTTTGACTAACTGGTATTTTCATAATGTATACAAACCATCTTCTCGCCAAATACATATGGGATAGTTAAAATAAGGTTTGCTGGTTATTACTGCTATTAGAAGGACTTGTAGCTAATTTTTATTGTTGTAGATCATTCCATCTTCCAGAAAACCAAATTAACTTGTGTGCTCATACTGTACTTTTGCTTGGCTGTAGGTAAAAGGGAAGGCAGCCATTGATGTTGTTTGCAACCCATTAGGAAAGTCAGGAGGTGCCTTGATCCAGCAATTTATGATTTTGACATTTGGGTCTCTTGCAAACTCGACTCCATACCTTGGAGGAATATTGCTAGCAATTGTTCTTGCATGGTTAGGCGCGGCAAAGTCGTTGGATTCCCAGTTCTCTTCCTTAGCTAAAGAAGAACTGGAAAAGGAAAAGAGGTTGAAAGAAAAGGCAGAAGAATCAGTGCTCAAGATGTCCAAAGAAGGCACTGATGGATCAGTGGGGAATATAAAGGTGCAGAGAATTGAAAATGTTTCTGTTCATGAAAGTTTGGCTAGTGAAAAGACATCAAATGGGTCATCTCTGAAACCAAAGTTTGCTGCCGAGTTTGAGGGTTCTCCAGAAAGCTCCACTCCTCGCATTCAATAAATTTATTCTCTGGAAGTTCTAAACAGCATAAGTGGTAGGGTAATAAGGTATCACTAGGAGTGAACCTCGTTTTCTTGGATAGGTGATAAGCTGGTTTGCTCTATATTCTGTTGCTGTTTCCTTTCTGAATATTTGTTGTTAGAGGAATCAAATGTAGGTTTGCTTGTTCCTTAATAGAATTTATTTTTCCTTTATTGACAGTCAATGTGCAATCTACCTGTTTTTGCAACCATTATTATAGCAACTTTTTTAAGCTAATAACTCTTTATAAAGAGTTCAAAGAGGAGGCATCTATAATGGTTACTTTCCAATATTTTAGTGTATAGAGGAATCTGTTGACTGCTCCCATGTTTATTTGTATTCTCTTATTCTCTTCTATTGGTTGGTTACCATGAGGCATCTATAATGGTTACTTTCCAATACTTTAGTGTATAGAGGAATCAGTTGACTGCTCCCATGTTTATTTGTATTCTCTTATTCTCTTCTATTGCTTGGTTACCATTGTTTCACTAAAATTTAGCGCAAAGAATAATAATGGAACCAGAGAGTGATCCCTGGTTCAACTGCCATACAGAGTAGGCTGAGCGAGCCAGCAGAGAGGATCCAGCAGTCAACAATCATCAAATCCTGTGGCAGTCACGAATAGTCAGTCCGACATGCATGTCTTCAGATTCTGTTCACGACTATGAAAAATTACTCACCTCAGAGTTGACAGGTTCGAATGCCAAGCGATTGTGTTGTTTCCAAGGTATGACCGTAATATTGGCTTGAAAATAAAATTCTTGAGCACAAGCACCTTATAGTTGGCATCTTACACTCGATGACCAAACTCAAGCCATGCAAATGGCTCATCTCATGACTGATAACATCCTGGCATAAGGATATTTTCCTGTATCCTGCATTGCTCCGTCTTTCTGCATAAAATCATTTAAGAAAATGGCTGATTTCTGTAGGCGATGGAGCTTTCCCTAGCATTTTCAAAGAGATTCCTCTTCCTAGTCAACCATACATGATAGATAATGCAGCATAAGAAAATAGAGTTTTTGTGATACCACAAACCTAATTAAACAGTCACACGAATCTTAAAGCGAtggaaaaatcaacaaaaaaatagaaaaacagaGAGAAGACTCCCGCTTCCGTTGAATTTTCCCTCCGATTGACTCTTGATTGGAGTCAAAAACCATCACCATGGAAGAGTTAAACTCCTCTCCTCTGGTCCTATTTAAAGGGAATCTTGTGTAGGAGATCTTTATTTTGACATTTGAGAGTATTGGTGTTTGATGAGTAATACTAAATCAATAGTAAATGGTCGCACCTATGGTTCAAGATGAATGGCAGGCCATGCTCCTCTTTGCCTTAAGTCTTAATAGCAGGTTGAGATACGTTATGAATAGACTTCTCAGCATGGTTAGATTTCTGTGAGTATAGAattatttattggatatggctgtTGACTCTAAAATATGCTCCAAGATTGTGTAGTTTGATCATATAGACTGTGAATTAATTTAGTCTAAAGAAATGTTTGCCATTAGAGTATATTAATGAATCGTGTTTGGTTGAGGATTATACTGATGTATATgcattatgagtcttatcttatATACAGAGACTACTTTTGTGTTTCGAACCCATGAAACCTCGATGATAATGGAGCAATTTTATTATTGCACTAAGATCTGCCTCTATTGTttcttataatataataaattattatattacaGGAATtagataaattatattatatatttagagCTTTCAATGGTGGCTATATTTACAGCTAATATCATCATTGTAACTTATAATTGCCACTATGTTAATAATCAAATTTTGTTGATAGATCTATGGAGGCAAAAGAAAAAGTTGCTACAAATTAAGCTTGCTTGTATCGTGGTGAAACCATATAAATATGGAGGAAAAAAAAGGCCACTGGAACATTTTACTTTACAgtgacaattatttttttttttttgtcttcgtAAATATTTTTCCTTGAAGGAGGCAAATTTAATATTTGTAACCAAATTTTTAGTTATGATGGTCAACAAAGCCATTCTATTTTGCTGCTAGCCTGTTGTGATAAATATTTAGTGATAATTATGACGtttttagtaatatttttttctgtTAAAAGGCTATAATATTGTAGTTAAAAGTCTATACTATTGTAGGATTATGCTGATCCAGTAATTGGCTCCTGAGTTTGGTTTCCTTCGAGCCAGTTGCCCACCCTATTGTTGTTTTTCCTGTTCTTTCTGTTTCATAGGATTCAATCAATGTGGTTGCCCCTAAAAGTCTATAGACAACACCAGAATATGACTACAAGAATCTCATTTGATCTTCAAAACCATGCCATCTCTTTTTCTAGACATGATTATTTTTTGGAAACCTTAATTTTGTTCTGCAGGTCAATTAACTTGATGACTTAAGCTCGGTATCTATATGTCTTTCTACGATCAGTGATGGAGCATTACGGAAAAAAGTTGGCACTATAAGTTGCTGGTCATGCATTTTCTCCGTGCCAGCACTCCCAAgcattccttttctcatccaaaaaCTGAGGACACAAGAAATAGAAAAGTCCGTCTTTGCCCtgtctttttattattattatcataggAGCTGATGTATTTTTGAACTCGAATTAGGATACAAAGCATTATATTTGAATGAAGACAGTAGAAAGGAACAATAGCTGAAGCTGCATGAGGGAGAAGTTGGGTATTGTTTGGCAGTGCCCCTCTGAAGTGTAGGAGCGATGCTGGGAACAAAACCAgaggaaataaaataaaataaaaaaaggatttTATCTTCATGCTGACTTGTGTTTTGAATAATCAATCTATAAGCTTAGGATCATTGCATTGTCTTTTTCTTGCATTGCTTATTGAATGATGACATATAACCATCTTAATAAAAGAATTGATGTTTTTACTTTATGCGTCTGTCACATTCAAAAAGAAATATCTCTTAGGCCTGCTTGATGCatctataataatttattataaagggATGGACGTTTTTTTCCTTCCACTGGCAATCGTATCCATTTAATTAGTGAGAATTCCATTTGTTCACGCGTGCTTGCTGAGTCATAATCTCTAATTAATTAATCCCTCATACCTCGACCCCACTGCGCGATACACGCGCGAAGGCAACGTCTCAAATCATGCGGGACCATCAGACGAAGAATCTTAATTAAGTGGGAAAAACCCTTCAATTTGAGATCGATCCTAATAGCATGTCTGACCGGTCAaaagttttctttttattttattttttttccatgaaAAGAATGTAGATGGCAAATTTTGTCAAGCTCCGTGACCTGCAAGTCTTACATTCTCGATGTTTGTCAAAATAGTATTATACGTTGGTTTTTACCTACTGCGGACGGTGGCACCGCCGGTTTTTGATGGTATAATTGTAAGGCCGTCGGCGGGTGGTAGATGCTTCGGTTGATCCCTGCTCAATTTTTACTCGGTAGTTAGTTAATCTTATGATGTCGTCATAAGACACTCATAACTCAATGCCCTAATCTATAATATTAACCAATAATTTAAGGATAATGAAGCTACATTAAGAAAATAGGAActaatgaaaatatatttatatatatacacacatattaaACCGGCAAAAATCTTAACAAAGAAGCCTCGGGGCCCAGCAGGTTTTTTCTGAAACCCAGTGGGTGGGCCCGCCCACCCTGGCGTCGCAACCGGTCTTCCCTCGCTATAAAACCTCCCCTAAACCGCGTGAGCCGGTCGTCCCCAAATCTGGCCAGAGGAATCCGATGGACGGCAATCGCGGTCCGACGTCGACCGCCGTGGGGCTCTGCCTCCTTCCATCGGAGCTCCTTCACGAGATCTTCTGCCGCCTCGCCCTTCCGGAGGTCCTCCGCCTCAAATCCGTCTCCAGGGCCCTCGGTTCCCTCATCGCAGCCGACGAGTTCCGTCGCCTGTACGACCAGCGCTCCGGCCCTGGCGGCGGCTGGGTCTTCGTCTTCAAGAAGCGACCCCCGCGCGACTCCATCCTCCGTGGCTTCAACGCCCGCTCCGGCCGCTGGTTCCAGATCCCGGTCGCCGGGATCCTCGCGCCGCCGGCCGTCCCGCCGGGGGAGGACCTTTACTTCCTCGCCGCCTCCGGGGACTTCTTCCTATTCGCCTCCAACGGCCGCCGGGAGCTCGTCGCCGTCAACATCGCCACCCGCGCCGTGCGGCGGATCCCGGCGAGCCCTCTCGGGCCACGTGGCACGTCATCGTGGCGGCGGTCGGGTTTGAAGCTGGTCTCCGACCCCTCCGGCTCGGACCGCTTCCGGTTTCTCTTCGCCGAGATGGAGCAGGACCGTCCCTTTCTCTTCGAATACTGCTCGGAAACCGACGCGTGGCATTCTCACGAGGCGAGATCGGCTGATGGGGAACCGGCACGTGTCCCGAGAGAGGGGAGGATATGCCTGAGCGCGGTCCACTTTGGAAGCGAGAGCGTGCTGTTATCCGCGGGCGGGAGAAGTGATGGGCCGGTGGTGTTCCGGCCGAGGTTCCCGGCAGGGTTGGGACCGATGACAGGCGATCGGCTGCACGTGTACGGCGACGGGAATGTGGCGGTGATCAGATCGAGGGCGATTGATGAGGGAGGGAGAGTGAGGGTGAGGGTAGTGACGGGGGTGGAGTTGTGGGGGATGAGGTTAGATGGGAGGGAGTGGGAGTTGGTGTCGAGGGTTGCAGAAGAGGTGATAGAGGGGATTAGGAAGCCATATGGGGTGATGATGGGATGTTTGGTGGAGAGGGATGGCGTGGTTAGGTTGGTGTTGATGTCAAACTGTAAGGGGTTGTGGGACATAGTATGGCTCTCCTATGATAGGTTTGGGAAGGAGTGGGCTTGGGTCCCCGTGCCTGATTGTGGAACCAAAGGCCTCAACATGGCCGGCATTGCCTTCTCCACTACCTTCTCCAAATTATGGCCTTCCCCACCCCACTACGGGCTACCGATCTAATTTCAATTCAAATACACCACTTCGCACTCTGAATTTTATTGCAAGCAGTGGTTATGAGTTGGTTTGCGACACAATGGACATCCGGTATGATTGGAAATCATTAACAATTTGCGATGAatgacctttttttctttttttgccctCCAAAATACACTTGCAAGTGAAAGTTGTCGGCTTACGGTGTGACACATTGAATGCAAGGATCAAACCTCTTGGTGATCTGATTGTTGCCTTGGTCATGTCCGGTCACGTGCTGCTGTGAGATGATTAAACAGTCAAATTGGACCTCCTCAGTGCAAACATGGAGTATGGTGGATCTAAATTCGGCAccaattatcttaggagaaatctTTTGTCCATCGCCTCCGATGGAGGGAAAGTATTTCACTTCATCGATTAGACTACATAATGCAATTAATAACGGAAtatagatttaatataatttaattttttttaaatttttttctgacaaaaatatctttcttttGAGGATTTATTTGGCTCgcgagaagaaatttttttttcaaaaaataacttttcaagaattaattttttaaaaataagattttgatatatttggttgatcatgaaaaaatgactaattatggagtagcttatgtttggttgagcattcatttttctataaaaattgtataaaatatttattataccaTTAGTAGATATAACACTATATCTtttcacttcaaaattttttataaatatcaatattatatttatatt
Coding sequences within it:
- the LOC140858391 gene encoding uncharacterized protein, producing the protein MDGNRGPTSTAVGLCLLPSELLHEIFCRLALPEVLRLKSVSRALGSLIAADEFRRLYDQRSGPGGGWVFVFKKRPPRDSILRGFNARSGRWFQIPVAGILAPPAVPPGEDLYFLAASGDFFLFASNGRRELVAVNIATRAVRRIPASPLGPRGTSSWRRSGLKLVSDPSGSDRFRFLFAEMEQDRPFLFEYCSETDAWHSHEARSADGEPARVPREGRICLSAVHFGSESVLLSAGGRSDGPVVFRPRFPAGLGPMTGDRLHVYGDGNVAVIRSRAIDEGGRVRVRVVTGVELWGMRLDGREWELVSRVAEEVIEGIRKPYGVMMGCLVERDGVVRLVLMSNCKGLWDIVWLSYDRFGKEWAWVPVPDCGTKGLNMAGIAFSTTFSKLWPSPPHYGLPI